TAGGAGCTCCTCAATAAACTCCTCCTTAGATGAAGCTGATGAAAGGGCTTCATCGATGACAAACGTCGAAGCTACACCATAAAATGGAGAAATTAAATTTACAATTTCCTCGATTTCCTTATCAGTTAAAGAGACCTCTTCATTTCCTCTCTTCTTAGTTCCTCCTTTCTTTGCAGATAGGAGTTTATTTACAACTTCCAAATGGAAACTCTTAACCTCCTCCTCAATATTCTCCTCTGGCTCTACCTCCTTTTCGAGTCTTTTTAGGGCTACTCCTTCTTTAAAGATGTTTGAAACAACTTTTCCAGACGAATGGTAAAACTCTGTTTGAACGTGAAACTTTGTACTTCCAATTACTACATCCTCATTTATGGATGTGGCCATTGTTCCTCCTTACTAAAATGTGTGTTATTATTTTATTAAAATAAAATCCATAGAGAGGATAAAAATGGAATTAAAGGGGAGCTTCCACTCAGAAGTAGAACTTTCCGACCTCTTTCAGGTTGTAACTCTAGGTAAAAAAACGGGGGAAGTAAAGCTTTCCAACAATGGTAATACGGAAAATATAACCTTGTTTATAGAAAAGGGAACTATTGTCAACTTTTCCTCAAACTTACCAATTATTAAAGTTTTGAAAGAACGGATTGCCTCAGGAGATTTAGATTTTTTTGAAGCCCTAAAATTCGTTTTCCACTACATCAACCTCTGGAATGGGGGAAAATTTCTCTTTAGAGAAAAAAAACTAAGCAATATAGAAAAGCTTGGGAACCTTGATGCACTTAATGTAATTATGGATTATACAAAAGAAAAGGATGAAATTAGTAAGATTGACTTGGAAAAGATTCTTGATTTTAACTCTAAATACGTTTTATCAAAGAATGCTGAACTTCCCATAACGTTCGACAGGGATTCTTGGAATATTTTAGTTGATATTCTCTCTGGAAAATCTATTTTAAGTTCTATTTTTCTCAATGCCCACTCATTTAAGTCGGGTTTAGAGATAGTAAATTCACTGGTTCAAAAGAATATTTTGAAGAAGAAAACCGAAGAAGAAGTTATTTCAGAGGAGTCTGAAGAACTTAAAGCTGAAGTTAAAACAATTCCTAATGAAAAAATTAATGCTTTCAGAGAACTTTTAACAGAAATCATGGGACCTATGGGAGAATTTTTAGTTGACGAGACCTTAGAGGATTTGGAAGTAAAT
The DNA window shown above is from Balnearium lithotrophicum and carries:
- a CDS encoding DUF4388 domain-containing protein, with the translated sequence MELKGSFHSEVELSDLFQVVTLGKKTGEVKLSNNGNTENITLFIEKGTIVNFSSNLPIIKVLKERIASGDLDFFEALKFVFHYINLWNGGKFLFREKKLSNIEKLGNLDALNVIMDYTKEKDEISKIDLEKILDFNSKYVLSKNAELPITFDRDSWNILVDILSGKSILSSIFLNAHSFKSGLEIVNSLVQKNILKKKTEEEVISEESEELKAEVKTIPNEKINAFRELLTEIMGPMGEFLVDETLEDLEVNELPVHLANEFIEKLLDKIPETCLIEGESCKERLKNDFEKIIAEEKGG